The DNA sequence GAGTAAACCCGGAATGCACAAGACTGATTCCTACAAGGAAAAACAGAAGGACAAAAGAGTTGGAAACGGAAAGAAACAGGGATGTGGAAGGCACGGAGGGTTCCAGGCAGAACTGGGGGCCGCGTGATCATTAAACCTCAGAAGAAGAACCTGCCAAAAAAGTAGCGTTTCTCTGAAGAGTGAAGCAAGCGTTCAAGTGTGAGCTCAGTTATCGCCAGGCCTCACGCTTCATACTCAATACAGCTCACCTGGCTGACACTGTCAGGCAAGGCCCAATGTAAGTCTAGAATATCAGTGACCTAGAACATTTATCTTGAGTGCATTGGCAGATCTGGAAACCACCGGCAGTATTTCCTCTCAGCgtacagtatttttcatttctcttcTTGCGCGAAGCTCTTGCGTTCAGTCCTGGACCTGcagggccagtgtgtctgctggaTTTCGAAGGCTTGTTATCGCAGCAGCACGCGAAGAGCTGGCCCGGGAGAAGCTGGGAAACTGGCTCATTTAAGCCCATGACCAGCTGGTCCGGCTTGTTAAGAGCAGGCTGGTACCGGAAGCCTGTAGAGACACTGGCCCAgcgggaccaggactggactccCCTGTGGCAGACAGTGCAGTGAGCTCAGGTGGGGTAAGTCAGGGGTGAACcttttccctgaggtctggtcGTCTGAAAGCAAACACAGCCAGCTACCATAACCCCTTGGGGCACAAGTGTCCAACTCCACTCCTGGAGGGCAGTAGTACAGCAGGTCTTAAGGGTTTCTAAATCAACAGCACCTTAAAAGTCCTTAAACTGTTGGAGCCATCTGCACTGCTCTGCTTTTCCACACCCATTTTCAGTGTACAGTGTATAATTCTAGTTATTTTTATAGATTAGATTTGCTGCCGCTGAAAATTCTTCCTTCGTTTCAAATGTGTACAGAGGGTCCTGGCTAATTCggtataaaaagaaaatctgacAAACTGTGTGGTGTTTTAAGCAGGCCAACATAATTGGACTCTTAGTTCTTGATGTACTAGGAATAAACAACAGTAAAGAGCAGAGATATTGGAATATATCGGGAGATTTGCTTAATCAGGCCCATGTTTCCTGGCAGGTAGATAAAACTGACTTCTGCTCTCAGTCACGAACTTTAAACTAAAGTGAGATTTATATCTGAGACAAATACCCTTTTATTACTTTGTGGACATGGTGGACCTTGAggagtttgttaaaaaaacagtcagACAGAACAAAATTGGCCAGAGTCATTTTCCCACAGTTTCTATAATTTTATACATTCTAATAGTGTATTTTTTAACTATGATTTATACCACTACTATTAGTGATAAAtatagagtatacagtataatgaagtAGATAAATGCTTATTTTCTGGTTCATACGATCTTCAGACACGGGAACTTATTTAAATGCATCTTTTCATACAAATCACCCAGAACGGCATTTGCAGACTCAATAGTTTTTTATGGGTAAAGTAAAAAGAACAACAAATTTGTCATGTGTATCTTCATGCATGCAGGTAAAACAAACAGTAACTTCACCttcattttctgttctttttcacCCCCCTTTAACTAAAACGGGTTTCAACAGACTACGTGTTTTAGTTTATAGAAATATAATACGTCGTCTTTTTGGATGGAAATCAGTTAATCTGACGTGCTTGGCGTCCAGTGTGAACGTCATGTGAGCAGCACTTACTTGCAGAAGTTGGTGCCACATTCCGAGTGATCTCTGCAGGAGGCACCCACAGGCCTCAGCGTGATCCAGCGCCACAGCATGGATCGCTTCGCCCGGTGCACCAGCTCGTAAGCGCCACGAATCTCCCCCTCTTCAAGCGGAGCAGCCTGGACCTGAGAAAATCGGGGACCGTCACCCTCTGTCTGTGTGCCGCGCTTGCACGCTAATAACACAAATAGCCAAGCTTCTGCCCAGCTTCCTTTaggtgaaaaaatgaaaatgaatcaaAAACTGTTATTCCTTGATCTGTCTCGCCAATTAGCTCCTAATGTCAATCTAGTGAGAAGTAATAACCTTTCTTGAAACACCCTTCAGCTTTTCAGGGCTACAAAGTAGTGAATATCTGGTACTAGTTTTATTTGGCTGACGTTTGTATCAGTTTGCGCAACAGGGCGTTTTACTACAGCCATCGGAGTGAAGCACTCTCTCAAGGACACCACAGCCGTGCTCGGCCTGAAATTTCAAACTATAACCTTCCCCTTGTGAGTCCCAAGCTCCTACACTGGCATGAAGACATTGTTCAAACTGGAGGAAGAAGCTGCGCTACAATCCGCACTCCTCCAGAATTACATGAAAGTATACACACCACTTTTATCTTGCTGCCGTtctgccaaaatcgttttttagaaaaatgaacGCCTTGAATGTCAAGAAGATGGTCCGTGATGTTTTGTTTGTTAAGTATACAATAGACCACAGAGTGTACATCTAATAGAGTTGAGCTTTGGCCTGACAAGTATCGGCCAGTAACTTGTAAATATATGTAGTATATCCACACGTTGACGTGCAATACTGATAAGACATTTAACGAGAGCCCAGTTGGCGGACTTACCTGAATGCCACAGAGCAGTGACATAATTAAGGTCACGGCAAAGATTTTGCTAAGTAGTGTCCTCATCATTGCTTGTGTTGTGAAGGCTGTCTTGAGGATAATGTGAAATGAACACACTCCGGAGTGCTGCCTGGCTTTATATTAGAAATGATTATCTTCTGATATCAGTAGTGAAGGTCAATGAGCAACAGAGTGAAGTCTGACAGATAGCGTACAAAGGGCACCCTTTTAACCACCGAAAATAGTGTGATTCCACGTGTTCTGTGGCTGAGAGACCTTTCCCATGCCTCACGTAAAGAGTATGAGGGTACTCATACTTTCATCCGATAACTGTCTTATTCGAACACAGCATCCGTGACAGAAATGACTGTTTGGGACAAAGTCTGAAACATTACTGGATTTACTTCAGATACATGTGCTGCAGTGTAATGTTACTTTATGGGAACAGTAAAGATAACGAGTCGTTCTTTTCCTTTGCACAAAGCTAATCTGACGGGAACACGTGAAAGAAGACAGTGACGTGCTGGCAAACACATGGGGCAGAGCCTCCATGCACATTTGGAGGCAAAAATGAATTTGCAGAAAAAGCACACCTCACGGATTCCACAATAACTTCTGATTCATTGACTGTTCAGGCCCCTTGAGGAGAAGACTGCTTGATTCACAGGCTGCACCCAGGCTGCAGACTCAACCGTGGGTCTGTAATTCGTACCTCTCAGTCTCAGTCAGTCTTCAAGTCATCATCAGTTGCCCCAGGTACAAAGGCATTATGTTCTTACACCAGTAAGGCTTCTTGTAGAATACAGTTCTGTTACCATGTTACAGAAAACATATTGCTCCTCTGCAGTCCAACCAGAGGAGAGCAACCAGGTATGTTCTGAGGCTTAAGGAGAAGCTGTCAGAGGGTACTGCAATGTCCTAATCTTGATCAGAAAAGACCCAGCAGATCTCTTCAGAATGgaaagtgaaacatgaaccaggggacacaagtggaaactaggTGGAAGTGCATTCAGGAGGCACTGCTCTATTGAAAGGGCTCTAGGAAGGTTGAGTATGGAACAAGGTCCAGTAcctagttacagtacatgtacagtatacagcttACAGCTACAGTATTGTGATGAGGCTGATTccctggcttctttaaaaaaaagactggatgagatccaaaTGACTTCCTCTTGTTTAATAACATTAATTATGTTCCTATGAGAGCCTGAGGgtcttctgaattctgtttaaTCCCAGCCATTGATAAATGAACTGCCTTTCCTTGGGCCTAATTGATCAAGGGGGGCTTTTACAAATGGGGAAAGTCCCAGCCCACAGCCTCAGCATCAACAGGATGAATTCCTCCTGCCCTAGGAGTGGCAGTACAGCTTGCCACTTTCTAAACATTTGATCGAATTTCACGGACTTCCAGTGACAGACAGCTAAGGATATCCCTCTTCCCAAGTCCCAGCGTCACCAGGGAAATTCCTTCAGGCCTGGCCTCCTCTCTGTCCCGAGAGTTATACTTTGTAAATGGAAGCATTTACTCATGTGATTTGCAGAAAATACTGCGTTGCTTCAAAAGATGAAGGAGTATTCACATGACTGGGAAGCCCACTAGGAATCTATGGATAACCTTCAGCTCATTCGTCTCTTTAATCAGAACCTTGATCTGGACAGAAGATTAAAACTGCGTCACATTTGTTCCTGCCTGGGTAGAATCCCATCTGGCCAGTGTCACCCACTCCCCTGACTGACCATGGACCATGTGCCATAATTAAGCAACAATGTGCCAGCTGTTCACATAATTCACTTTCTTCAGCtgcactgaaatgaaaaaaaaaaacttctaaaaCTTTTGCACGGGCATATCTTTTAAAATCAAGGTCTTAACAGACCTGAGTATATTTTTCCTGTTTGGAAAGTTAAAGTTCAGTC is a window from the Lepisosteus oculatus isolate fLepOcu1 chromosome 3, fLepOcu1.hap2, whole genome shotgun sequence genome containing:
- the LOC102693196 gene encoding liver-expressed antimicrobial peptide 2, whose amino-acid sequence is MMRTLLSKIFAVTLIMSLLCGIQVQAAPLEEGEIRGAYELVHRAKRSMLWRWITLRPVGASCRDHSECGTNFCKNQSCAFRVYSS